The Nitrospira sp. genome contains a region encoding:
- a CDS encoding cysteine hydrolase, with amino-acid sequence MNPTTTSLLNSLMPARTALLVIDMQRDFLLPEGYAAQAGLDIAPLTATIRPIEKLLVVGRAVGLLIVHTREGHVPDLSDCPPYKLERSRRAGAEIGSKGPLGRLLVRGEVGHDFVQSLRPRADEIVIDKPGYSAFSHTTLQQALTKRGIETLIITGVTTEVCVSSTLRSAVDLGYRCITVSDACASGDPTLHKAALAMIGVEGGIFGEVVTTAQVVERFAQ; translated from the coding sequence ATGAACCCAACGACGACGAGTCTGCTCAATTCCTTGATGCCCGCGCGGACCGCCTTACTGGTGATCGACATGCAGCGTGATTTTCTCCTGCCGGAAGGGTACGCGGCACAAGCGGGACTCGACATCGCGCCTCTGACCGCAACCATCCGTCCGATTGAAAAGCTGCTTGTGGTGGGACGAGCAGTCGGGCTGCTGATCGTGCACACACGCGAAGGCCATGTGCCTGACCTCTCCGACTGTCCCCCGTATAAGTTGGAGCGCAGCCGAAGAGCCGGCGCGGAAATCGGCTCGAAGGGGCCGCTCGGACGCCTATTGGTGCGTGGAGAAGTCGGACATGATTTTGTCCAAAGCTTACGCCCAAGGGCTGATGAGATCGTCATCGACAAGCCCGGTTATAGTGCGTTCTCTCACACCACACTGCAACAGGCGCTGACCAAGCGCGGTATCGAAACGCTTATCATCACAGGCGTCACCACGGAGGTGTGCGTCAGTTCGACGCTGCGTTCAGCAGTCGACCTTGGATACCGATGTATCACGGTGAGCGATGCCTGCGCTTCTGGCGATCCAACCCTGCACAAAGCCGCCTTGGCCATGATCGGTGTCGAGGGCGGCATCTTCGGCGAAGTCGTCACAACCGCTCAAGTTGTGGAACGATTCGCGCAGTGA
- a CDS encoding glutathione peroxidase: MDTHAKSFYDIDLVTIDGKPQKMDAYRGKTLLIVNVASQCGFTPQYQGLQALYDKFKDHGFEVLGFPCNQFGQQEPNGEAEIEEFCTRNFGVTFPMFTKIDVNGVNAHPLYQYLKSEKPGILGTEAIKWNFTKFLVGSDGTVLKRYAPSDKPEAIDADVAARL; encoded by the coding sequence ATGGATACGCATGCTAAGAGCTTTTATGACATCGACCTCGTCACCATCGACGGCAAGCCGCAGAAGATGGATGCCTATCGCGGGAAGACGTTACTCATTGTGAATGTCGCGAGTCAGTGCGGATTCACGCCGCAGTATCAGGGACTGCAAGCGCTCTACGACAAATTCAAAGACCACGGGTTCGAGGTGCTCGGATTTCCCTGCAACCAGTTTGGGCAGCAGGAACCGAATGGGGAAGCAGAGATCGAGGAGTTCTGCACCCGGAATTTCGGTGTCACCTTTCCGATGTTTACAAAGATCGACGTGAACGGCGTAAATGCCCACCCACTCTACCAGTACCTCAAATCGGAGAAACCCGGGATCCTCGGTACCGAGGCGATCAAGTGGAACTTTACCAAGTTCCTCGTCGGCTCCGACGGCACGGTTCTCAAGCGCTATGCGCCGAGCGATAAGCCGGAGGCGATCGACGCCGATGTGGCCGCGAGGTTGTAG
- a CDS encoding SRPBCC family protein, with amino-acid sequence MGTNTIRLHRVFRATPERIYRAFLDADAMTKWLPPNGFTGKVHHMDAKVGGTFKMSFTNFTTGKSHSFGGQYLELVPHERIRYTDNFDDPNLPGEMRVTVTLKKVFCGTEVNIAQEGVPDVIPAEACYLGWQESLILLGKLVEAEILD; translated from the coding sequence GTGGGCACCAATACCATTCGACTCCATCGTGTGTTTCGTGCGACACCGGAACGGATTTACCGGGCGTTCCTTGATGCGGACGCCATGACGAAATGGCTGCCGCCTAACGGTTTTACCGGCAAGGTCCATCACATGGATGCCAAAGTCGGCGGCACGTTCAAGATGTCGTTTACCAACTTCACCACAGGCAAGAGCCACTCGTTCGGCGGCCAGTACCTCGAACTCGTGCCGCATGAACGGATTCGTTACACGGACAATTTCGACGACCCGAACCTGCCGGGAGAAATGCGCGTGACCGTCACGTTAAAGAAAGTGTTTTGTGGAACGGAAGTAAATATCGCGCAGGAAGGGGTGCCCGACGTGATTCCAGCCGAGGCCTGCTATCTCGGTTGGCAAGAGTCGCTCATTCTGCTCGGAAAACTGGTCGAAGCGGAGATATTAGACTAA
- a CDS encoding GYD domain-containing protein yields the protein MPSYVSLIKFTQHGLQTMKDQGVERAEMVKRNAKAFGGKLVQAYYCLGKYDVVAIWEYPDNKTAMKAAVMNASMGHIQITTMPAVNRDEWKALLQETMGKKK from the coding sequence ATGCCGAGCTACGTCAGCCTAATCAAGTTCACCCAACATGGCCTTCAAACCATGAAGGACCAGGGCGTCGAGCGCGCCGAGATGGTCAAGAGGAACGCCAAAGCGTTCGGCGGTAAGCTGGTCCAGGCTTACTATTGCCTCGGTAAATACGATGTGGTGGCGATCTGGGAATATCCGGACAACAAGACGGCCATGAAAGCCGCGGTCATGAATGCCTCCATGGGGCATATCCAGATTACGACGATGCCGGCCGTCAACCGGGACGAATGGAAAGCCCTTCTACAAGAAACGATGGGGAAGAAAAAATAG
- a CDS encoding FAD-dependent oxidoreductase: MTRSLRGKSVIVVGAGLAGLTAAVELQRHGAAVTVLEGQDRVGGRVLTIRDGFVGRQHAEAGADFIDEEHEEMCRLVRSVKLKLVPVLRAGFSFALSSNGTVRLPVSGDGIWKRLTHHLAPLIHAYRLSEQRWDGAVARTLGAMSVADWMKEASLPRELRHMLVGLRGFFLADPADLSLLSLVDQVASGSPGKGGMYRIAGGNDQLPKTLASMLHDQVLLRHEVCAVSQSKATVRVRVRTGNNESWLRADYLILALPATRMRMLEIRPALPCEQAAAVSKLSYGPVTKTLLQFDRRFWNNPHRRLAYGTNLPIGAVWDANEQQKGKPGILCLMAGGTTSAATRQILSTPGVAGLVRALDWLGKSKKSLVSMRSITWEQDPWVYGGYAVFGPGFDPTQRSWLARPCGRILFAGEHTSLRWQGYMNGAVESGLRAAAEVLALSR; the protein is encoded by the coding sequence ATGACTCGATCTCTCCGAGGAAAGTCCGTCATCGTGGTTGGAGCCGGGCTGGCGGGTTTGACGGCTGCCGTGGAGTTGCAGAGACACGGCGCGGCCGTCACGGTGCTGGAAGGTCAGGATCGGGTCGGCGGAAGGGTGTTGACGATCAGGGACGGGTTCGTTGGGCGACAGCATGCCGAAGCGGGCGCCGATTTCATTGACGAAGAACACGAAGAGATGTGTCGGTTGGTTCGCAGCGTCAAGTTGAAGCTGGTACCGGTCCTACGTGCCGGGTTTTCTTTCGCGCTGTCGTCCAACGGCACGGTGCGGCTGCCTGTTTCCGGCGACGGAATCTGGAAACGGTTGACGCATCATCTGGCGCCGCTGATCCATGCCTATCGGTTGAGCGAACAGCGATGGGATGGAGCGGTGGCCAGGACATTGGGCGCGATGTCCGTGGCGGACTGGATGAAAGAGGCGTCGTTGCCGCGCGAGTTGCGCCACATGCTGGTTGGCTTGCGAGGATTCTTCCTGGCCGATCCAGCCGATCTGTCGTTGCTCAGTTTGGTCGATCAAGTGGCATCCGGCAGTCCGGGGAAGGGCGGCATGTACCGGATCGCAGGTGGAAACGACCAGTTGCCAAAGACGCTGGCGTCGATGCTCCACGACCAGGTGCTGCTCCGGCATGAAGTGTGTGCCGTCTCCCAATCCAAGGCGACCGTTCGTGTCCGTGTTCGTACCGGAAATAATGAGTCGTGGCTTCGAGCCGATTATCTCATTCTCGCGCTACCGGCCACGAGAATGCGGATGCTCGAGATTCGACCGGCCTTGCCTTGTGAACAGGCTGCTGCCGTCTCAAAATTGTCCTACGGGCCGGTTACCAAAACGCTGCTGCAGTTTGATCGCCGATTCTGGAACAACCCGCATCGGCGGTTGGCGTATGGCACGAACCTGCCGATCGGCGCTGTTTGGGATGCCAACGAGCAACAGAAGGGAAAGCCGGGGATCTTGTGCCTGATGGCCGGAGGGACGACAAGTGCAGCGACCCGTCAGATTTTATCGACTCCCGGGGTGGCGGGCCTGGTTCGCGCGCTCGATTGGCTCGGCAAGAGTAAGAAGAGTTTGGTCTCGATGCGTTCCATCACGTGGGAACAGGATCCGTGGGTTTACGGAGGCTACGCGGTCTTTGGTCCGGGATTTGATCCGACGCAACGGTCGTGGCTGGCCCGTCCTTGTGGTCGTATTCTCTTCGCCGGTGAACACACCAGCCTGCGATGGCAAGGCTATATGAATGGAGCAGTGGAAAGCGGATTACGAGCCGCAGCCGAGGTCCTAGCCTTGAGCCGGTAA
- the xth gene encoding exodeoxyribonuclease III codes for MRIATWNVNSLKARLDKVMWWLDRAKPDVLLMQETKLADADAPVAPFKQAGYELAHHGEGRWNGVAIASRCGIGGVITNFGEPLRPAQTSDTGDDELLAEARMISAECGGIRIISVYAPNGRQIDSPFYEAKLAWFDKLARWINQAVSPNAPVVIGGDFNVAPDDIDVWDPQACHGGTHVSERERQAYARLSRAGFVDAYRLHHPEPGRYTWWDYRAGSFYKNVGMRIDHLLVTESLKHRAVWAEIDREARKGKPVPSDHAPVIIDIDSPGHPFDAGWISAESRIAARLQK; via the coding sequence ATGCGGATCGCCACCTGGAATGTGAACTCGCTGAAAGCTCGCCTCGACAAGGTCATGTGGTGGCTGGATCGGGCGAAGCCGGACGTGCTGCTGATGCAGGAAACGAAGCTGGCGGACGCGGATGCGCCTGTCGCGCCATTCAAGCAGGCCGGATATGAACTCGCGCACCATGGTGAAGGTCGATGGAACGGAGTCGCGATCGCGAGCCGCTGCGGCATCGGCGGCGTGATCACAAATTTTGGAGAGCCCTTACGGCCAGCCCAAACCTCCGATACCGGCGATGACGAACTGTTAGCCGAGGCGCGCATGATCAGTGCCGAATGCGGCGGCATACGCATCATCTCTGTATACGCGCCGAACGGCCGGCAGATCGATTCACCGTTTTATGAAGCGAAGCTCGCATGGTTCGACAAGCTGGCTCGCTGGATCAATCAGGCCGTCTCTCCAAATGCACCGGTCGTCATCGGCGGTGATTTCAATGTGGCGCCAGACGATATCGACGTGTGGGACCCCCAGGCCTGTCATGGCGGCACACACGTTTCGGAGCGCGAACGGCAGGCGTATGCGCGGCTGTCGAGGGCGGGATTCGTCGATGCCTACCGATTACATCATCCGGAACCAGGGCGCTACACGTGGTGGGACTACCGCGCCGGGAGCTTCTATAAAAATGTCGGCATGCGCATCGATCACTTACTTGTGACCGAGTCATTAAAACACCGCGCCGTTTGGGCCGAAATCGATCGAGAAGCGAGGAAAGGAAAACCAGTACCCTCGGATCACGCGCCGGTGATTATCGACATCGATAGCCCCGGCCATCCGTTCGACGCCGGCTGGATTTCGGCGGAATCACGAATTGCGGCACGCCTGCAAAAGTAG
- a CDS encoding putative toxin-antitoxin system toxin component, PIN family: MEVVFDTNVFVSAFIFPGGQGEQAFLLAQRRNVALHTSLPILTETARVLREKFDQSEHDMTAALRMIGRIATIVRPVRKIAILEDVPDNRILECAVAAQVDLIVTGDHHLLRLRQFEGLSIVRLADFLRTIPL; the protein is encoded by the coding sequence ATGGAAGTGGTCTTCGACACGAACGTGTTCGTGTCGGCATTTATCTTTCCGGGCGGTCAAGGGGAACAAGCCTTTCTTCTCGCCCAACGCCGCAACGTTGCGCTGCACACCTCCCTACCAATTCTTACCGAAACTGCAAGGGTGCTTCGCGAGAAGTTTGATCAATCGGAACACGACATGACGGCCGCGTTAAGGATGATCGGAAGGATCGCAACGATTGTGCGGCCGGTGCGCAAGATCGCCATACTGGAAGATGTGCCGGATAATCGCATTCTGGAATGTGCCGTTGCGGCTCAGGTAGATCTCATCGTGACAGGCGATCACCATCTTCTGAGGCTGCGACAGTTCGAAGGCCTATCTATCGTGCGCCTTGCTGATTTTCTTCGAACCATCCCTTTATAA
- a CDS encoding CopG family transcriptional regulator, with protein MARKTAVLGFSVSPELAKEYIALAERERTTKSNLFRRMVEMYKTERAEQEFFALQRKMGRRARKAGILTEEDVERIVFENR; from the coding sequence ATGGCTCGAAAGACGGCAGTGCTGGGATTCTCGGTGAGTCCAGAGCTCGCCAAGGAATATATAGCGCTTGCAGAGCGGGAGCGGACAACGAAGAGCAACCTCTTTCGTCGTATGGTTGAAATGTATAAGACGGAACGGGCCGAACAGGAATTTTTTGCGCTTCAGCGGAAGATGGGACGCCGGGCTCGCAAGGCAGGTATCTTGACTGAGGAAGACGTGGAGCGAATTGTGTTTGAGAATCGCTGA
- a CDS encoding DUF1059 domain-containing protein yields MVECAKVDPSSGCKHVVRGNTEEDVLKNAAEHAKQHGIREVTPELKAKVKAAIRDEK; encoded by the coding sequence ATGGTTGAGTGCGCCAAGGTTGATCCATCGTCCGGATGCAAACATGTTGTACGGGGCAACACCGAGGAGGACGTGCTGAAGAATGCCGCGGAACACGCAAAACAGCACGGGATTCGAGAGGTCACTCCGGAGCTCAAGGCCAAAGTAAAAGCGGCAATCCGAGACGAGAAGTAA
- a CDS encoding toll/interleukin-1 receptor domain-containing protein — MIRRRARRKPAEVFLSHSAKDLSFASRLARSISSAGVPVFFSKKSIRGAQQWHDEIGKALKRCNWFLLVLSAHSVKSKWVKHELLYALKENRFREKIVPCLYKECKPDNLSWTLSQFQFIDFRSGFDGGAHELLALWGLKYRPTKHARKK, encoded by the coding sequence ATGATCAGAAGAAGAGCCAGGCGAAAGCCAGCTGAGGTTTTTCTCTCTCATTCGGCCAAAGATCTTTCATTCGCGTCCCGCCTTGCACGCTCCATTTCGTCTGCCGGTGTCCCGGTCTTCTTCAGCAAGAAAAGCATCCGTGGTGCCCAACAGTGGCATGATGAAATTGGAAAAGCATTGAAGAGATGTAACTGGTTCCTTCTTGTGCTTTCTGCCCATTCGGTGAAGTCCAAGTGGGTCAAACACGAGCTCCTCTACGCATTAAAAGAGAACCGCTTTCGCGAAAAGATTGTTCCCTGTCTCTATAAAGAGTGCAAACCGGATAATCTCTCGTGGACGTTGTCCCAATTCCAGTTTATAGATTTCCGTTCCGGGTTTGATGGGGGTGCGCATGAGCTCCTTGCTCTTTGGGGTTTAAAGTATAGGCCGACGAAGCATGCGCGTAAAAAATGA
- a CDS encoding toll/interleukin-1 receptor domain-containing protein: protein MKIFLSYARHDRELAGRLAKQLEHKGYEVWDPERELLPGGEWTASLKRALADSDAMVLLLSPDSAESRWVTYELEYALSAKHLSGRLIPVLARPTKNLPWILRELQMIRGSDDVAKMSRQIADRLALQPNHDQKKSQAKAS from the coding sequence ATGAAAATATTCTTAAGCTATGCCCGCCATGATCGAGAACTTGCTGGCAGACTGGCCAAGCAACTCGAGCACAAGGGGTATGAGGTTTGGGATCCTGAACGAGAACTTTTGCCAGGCGGGGAATGGACAGCTTCGTTAAAGAGAGCCCTTGCTGATTCCGATGCGATGGTTTTATTGCTTTCACCGGACTCTGCAGAATCGCGTTGGGTGACTTATGAACTGGAATATGCACTGAGTGCCAAACATCTCAGTGGTCGGCTGATTCCGGTACTGGCCCGTCCCACAAAAAACCTGCCGTGGATCTTGCGTGAGCTTCAAATGATTCGAGGCTCGGATGATGTCGCGAAAATGAGTCGGCAAATAGCTGATCGCTTGGCACTTCAACCTAATCATGATCAGAAGAAGAGCCAGGCGAAAGCCAGCTGA
- a CDS encoding molybdopterin-dependent oxidoreductase — MTDFHKKFSIRRRALLKAIGLGTLAGSVGGCDAVGGVFGRMFAVPSRDTTYFTPNSKFYIVNYADGAVSASRDLNIEQWKLNIKGSVKTPMSLGWRDILNRDSYDQISTLMCIDTLPGGDSIGTATWRGISLKKLLLDCGADADTARDVVFRAIDGYDDSIPFTRAMQDDVMLAFLMNGEKLAREHGFPLRLIVPGLYGIKNVKWIVEIEVYPGDYKGYWQRKGWTDDGTIKVFSRIDSPGHYQPLRGQEHTFRGVAFGGPNSISKVELSFDAGRTWNDCQIEPPMSPYSWVIWNYTWRPTKPGKFQTVVRATDTKGQLQIAEIVRPQPAGASGYHTIISEVTEI, encoded by the coding sequence ATGACGGACTTTCACAAGAAATTCTCAATCCGTCGACGCGCGCTGCTCAAAGCCATCGGTCTCGGAACCTTGGCAGGCAGCGTCGGCGGCTGCGATGCCGTCGGCGGCGTGTTCGGTCGTATGTTCGCCGTCCCTTCCCGTGACACCACGTATTTCACACCAAACTCCAAATTCTACATAGTCAATTATGCTGATGGGGCCGTCTCCGCCTCACGCGATCTGAACATTGAGCAGTGGAAGCTGAACATCAAAGGCTCGGTGAAAACACCGATGTCGCTCGGCTGGCGCGACATTTTGAACCGCGATTCCTATGATCAGATCTCCACCTTGATGTGCATCGACACGCTTCCGGGGGGCGACAGTATCGGCACGGCGACCTGGCGCGGCATCTCGCTCAAGAAACTGCTGCTTGATTGCGGCGCCGATGCTGACACGGCGCGTGATGTCGTGTTCCGCGCCATCGACGGCTACGATGACAGCATTCCGTTCACCCGCGCGATGCAGGACGACGTCATGCTTGCGTTCCTGATGAACGGCGAGAAGCTCGCGAGGGAGCACGGGTTCCCCCTCAGGCTGATCGTGCCCGGCCTGTATGGCATCAAGAACGTGAAGTGGATCGTGGAAATTGAGGTCTATCCGGGGGATTACAAAGGCTACTGGCAACGCAAAGGCTGGACCGATGACGGCACGATCAAAGTGTTTTCACGTATCGATTCACCAGGGCATTACCAACCCTTGCGTGGGCAAGAGCACACATTTCGAGGCGTTGCCTTCGGCGGACCCAACAGCATCAGCAAAGTGGAATTGAGCTTTGATGCCGGACGCACCTGGAACGACTGCCAAATCGAACCGCCCATGTCGCCCTATTCCTGGGTCATCTGGAATTACACATGGCGGCCGACAAAACCCGGAAAATTTCAGACCGTCGTTCGCGCAACCGATACCAAGGGACAGCTCCAAATTGCCGAAATCGTCCGACCTCAACCGGCCGGCGCCAGCGGGTATCACACGATCATTTCCGAAGTAACAGAAATTTGA
- the lspA gene encoding signal peptidase II has product MPQLTRSTLILLVLILCVGCDQITKDAAQQYLSFEPPRSWFHDIVRLEYAENTGAFLSLGTGFSEGLRVMLFQVFPALWLAGLAIFLFVAKQVPLLSAAAWSLVLSGGIGNLLDRVLHDGRVIDFMNLGIGNFRTGIFNVADVCITIGILLLVLEVFQRPRTSLNG; this is encoded by the coding sequence ATGCCTCAATTAACACGAAGCACGTTGATTCTTCTGGTACTCATCCTCTGTGTAGGCTGTGATCAGATCACGAAGGATGCGGCCCAACAATACTTGTCCTTTGAGCCTCCCCGGTCCTGGTTCCACGATATCGTTCGCCTGGAATATGCTGAGAATACGGGGGCCTTCTTGAGTCTTGGCACAGGGTTCTCCGAAGGGTTGCGCGTCATGCTCTTTCAAGTCTTCCCCGCGCTGTGGCTTGCCGGGTTGGCGATCTTTCTCTTCGTCGCCAAACAGGTGCCGTTGCTCTCGGCCGCCGCCTGGAGTCTCGTACTGAGCGGAGGCATAGGCAACCTCCTGGATCGCGTGCTTCACGACGGGCGCGTCATCGACTTCATGAATCTCGGTATCGGCAATTTCCGCACCGGCATCTTTAATGTGGCGGATGTCTGCATTACGATCGGTATCTTGCTGCTTGTCCTTGAGGTGTTCCAGCGACCGCGTACATCCTTAAATGGATAG
- a CDS encoding nucleoside deaminase, translating to MSDADFIRLALQAARQGVEKGEMPFGACLVSRGQVIAIAHNSAKSGMDTTAHAEIQAIREAGRTIKSLELPTATMYSTCEPCPMCFAACVWAKIARIVYASRIEDADKAGIRQIHIPSSVMNQLSRSNVDVVADVLREEGVKLFEVWRRNR from the coding sequence ATGTCTGATGCGGATTTCATCCGGCTGGCTCTTCAAGCGGCCCGGCAGGGGGTCGAGAAGGGAGAGATGCCTTTCGGCGCGTGTCTTGTCAGCCGAGGGCAGGTTATCGCGATCGCGCACAACAGCGCCAAATCCGGCATGGATACGACCGCTCATGCGGAAATTCAGGCGATCAGAGAAGCCGGCCGTACAATCAAGTCGCTCGAACTTCCCACAGCAACGATGTACAGCACTTGCGAACCGTGTCCAATGTGCTTCGCGGCCTGCGTCTGGGCGAAGATCGCGAGGATCGTATACGCCAGCCGAATCGAGGATGCCGACAAGGCCGGCATCCGTCAAATTCACATTCCTTCCTCGGTGATGAATCAGCTCAGCCGCAGCAATGTGGACGTGGTGGCAGACGTGCTTCGTGAGGAGGGGGTGAAGCTCTTCGAGGTCTGGCGGCGAAACAGATGA
- a CDS encoding Slp family lipoprotein, with amino-acid sequence MRLPSLKSCCLVMIVVMAGCSSQRVIPEPLEPLVDRAVTFREVVDAPLAHKGKVLVLGGEVLNAKRLKDGTQIEFLQLPLDNGEKPIFDRQQSQGRFLALRQEFLDPATIVNGTKMTVVGEVAGEKTEHLDDVEYRYPVLIVKHLHTWTEQAPNYARPRPGLSLGIFGGSGGRIGGGGGFGIGF; translated from the coding sequence ATGCGTCTGCCGTCTCTCAAGTCGTGCTGCCTGGTGATGATCGTCGTGATGGCCGGGTGTTCGAGCCAACGAGTGATCCCTGAACCCCTGGAGCCTCTCGTCGATAGAGCGGTCACGTTTCGCGAAGTCGTGGATGCTCCACTCGCGCATAAGGGGAAGGTGTTGGTGCTGGGTGGCGAAGTGTTGAATGCAAAGCGGCTGAAAGACGGCACCCAAATCGAATTCCTGCAATTACCGCTCGATAACGGAGAGAAACCGATTTTTGACCGCCAACAGTCACAAGGCCGATTTCTCGCACTCCGGCAGGAGTTCTTGGATCCTGCGACCATTGTGAACGGAACGAAGATGACGGTTGTCGGCGAGGTGGCCGGGGAAAAGACCGAGCATCTTGACGATGTCGAGTATCGGTACCCTGTCCTGATCGTGAAACATTTGCATACCTGGACGGAACAAGCTCCGAACTACGCTCGACCGAGGCCCGGTCTTTCGCTTGGAATCTTCGGAGGCTCTGGTGGGCGAATAGGCGGCGGTGGCGGATTCGGTATTGGCTTTTGA
- a CDS encoding DUF2959 domain-containing protein has translation MRNLVLTVMLLFVPFGLSACDKAYIATMEKMGYAKRDILSSRVKSARDAQEDAKKDIQSTLDQFGKVVSYEGGDLEATYKQLSGELETSEDSAKAVRKRIADVESVADALFSEWEQELSQYSSADLRRKSQAKLTQTKSRYKDMLAAMKRAEQRIEPVLRPLRDQVLYLKHNLNARALAAIKGELIKVDAQVDQLVKDMNRSIAEADKFIQSMEKESD, from the coding sequence ATGCGGAATTTAGTTCTGACCGTCATGCTGCTGTTCGTCCCGTTTGGCCTTTCTGCTTGTGACAAGGCCTATATCGCCACCATGGAAAAGATGGGCTACGCCAAGCGCGACATTCTGAGCAGCCGCGTCAAATCGGCGCGCGACGCTCAAGAGGACGCCAAGAAAGACATTCAGAGCACTCTGGATCAGTTTGGGAAAGTGGTTTCTTACGAAGGTGGAGATCTGGAAGCGACCTATAAGCAATTGAGCGGGGAACTGGAGACCAGTGAAGACAGCGCGAAGGCGGTCCGGAAGCGAATCGCGGATGTCGAAAGCGTCGCCGATGCCCTTTTCTCCGAGTGGGAACAGGAGCTCAGCCAATACTCAAGCGCCGATCTGCGCCGAAAGAGCCAAGCCAAACTGACCCAGACCAAGAGCCGCTACAAAGATATGCTGGCGGCCATGAAACGGGCTGAACAGCGGATCGAACCGGTTCTCAGACCCTTGCGCGACCAAGTGCTCTACCTGAAACATAATCTGAACGCGCGTGCGCTTGCGGCCATCAAGGGCGAACTCATCAAGGTTGATGCGCAGGTCGATCAGCTCGTCAAAGACATGAACCGTTCCATCGCCGAAGCCGATAAGTTCATTCAGTCGATGGAGAAGGAATCGGACTAA
- a CDS encoding neutral zinc metallopeptidase, translating to MRTEGQRESDNIEDRRGMGPARIGRTGGLGIGTIVLALAVSYFTGANPLTILNLLTGVQSMTEVSAPSQSGPVGAPTDQLGRFASVVLADTETTWRTLLGSRYEDPRMVLFTGAVQSACGTTSSAVGPFYCPNDHRVYLDLAFFDEMAHRLGAVGDFAQAYVIAHEVGHHVQNLLGVAEKVHRLQRQVSEAEGNALSVRMELQADCYAGVWGHHAKRERNLIEPGDFEDGLRAAAAIGDDRLQKMSRGHVQPESWTHGSSEQRSTWLRRGLESGDPSVCNTFEAKRL from the coding sequence ATGCGTACTGAAGGCCAACGCGAAAGCGACAACATTGAAGATCGCCGCGGCATGGGTCCGGCCCGTATCGGACGAACAGGTGGCTTGGGTATCGGCACCATCGTGCTGGCGCTTGCCGTCAGCTATTTTACAGGCGCCAATCCTCTGACCATTCTGAACCTCCTGACCGGTGTTCAGAGTATGACCGAGGTCTCCGCGCCATCGCAATCGGGACCGGTCGGTGCACCGACCGACCAACTCGGCCGGTTTGCTTCCGTCGTGCTGGCCGATACCGAAACGACCTGGCGCACCCTCCTCGGTTCCCGTTACGAAGACCCTCGCATGGTCCTCTTCACCGGGGCCGTGCAGTCGGCATGCGGCACGACCTCGTCGGCCGTCGGTCCCTTCTATTGCCCCAATGATCACCGGGTTTATCTGGACCTTGCCTTCTTCGACGAAATGGCGCATCGCTTGGGTGCCGTGGGCGACTTCGCTCAGGCCTATGTCATCGCCCATGAAGTCGGCCATCATGTACAAAATCTCCTCGGTGTCGCGGAGAAGGTCCACCGTCTTCAACGTCAGGTCTCCGAGGCGGAAGGAAATGCTCTGTCGGTCCGAATGGAGCTCCAGGCCGATTGTTATGCCGGAGTCTGGGGCCACCACGCCAAGCGGGAACGGAACCTCATCGAACCGGGAGATTTCGAGGATGGGCTGCGCGCAGCCGCCGCCATCGGAGACGACCGTTTGCAAAAGATGTCACGTGGACACGTCCAACCGGAAAGCTGGACACATGGCTCCTCCGAACAGCGGTCGACATGGCTTAGACGCGGCCTTGAATCCGGCGATCCGTCGGTCTGCAACACATTTGAAGCCAAACGGTTATGA